Proteins found in one Triticum urartu cultivar G1812 chromosome 4, Tu2.1, whole genome shotgun sequence genomic segment:
- the LOC125553257 gene encoding protein EXPORTIN 1A-like isoform X2: protein MAEKLRDLSQPIDVPVLDATVAAFYGTGSKEERSAADLILRDLQNNPDMWLQVVHILQNSQNLNTKFFALQVLESVIKYRWNALPVEQRDGIKNYISDVIVQLSSNEVSFRQERLYVNKLNIILVQVLKHEWPARWTSFIPDLVAAAKSSETICENCMAILKLLSEEIFDFSRGEMTQQKIKELKSSLNSEFRLIHELCLYVLSATQSSELIRATLATLHAFLSWIPVGFIFESPLLETLLKFFPMAAYRNLTLQCLTEVAALQFGDFYNVQYVKMYTFFMLQLQAILPPGTIPNAYANGSNEEQAFIQNLALFFTAFFKNHIRILEASAENRAALLVGLEYLIGISYVDDTEVFKVCLDYWNVFVLELFEAHNQMEPAIPAAQMIPGVDGTGTAVHQRRQLYASPLSKLRMLMICRMAKPEEVLIVEDENGNIVRETMKDNDVLVQYKIMRETLIYLSHLDHEDTEQQMLKKLTKQLNGEDWSWNNLNTLCWAIGSISGSMVEEQENRFLVMVIRDLLNLCEITKGKDNKAVIASNIMYVVGQYPRFLRAHWKFLKTVVNKLFEFMHEMHPGVQDMACDTFLKIVQKCKRKFVTQQVGENEPFVSELLTNLATTILDLEPHQIHTFYESVGHMIQAESDNTKRDEYLKRLMSLPNQKWAEIIGQAGQSIDILKNQDVIRSVLNILQTNTSVATSLGPHFFPQISLIFLDMLTVYRMYSELVSSTIAEGGPYASKSSFVKLLRSIKRETLKLIETFVDKAEDLPHLGKQFVPPMMDPILGDYARNVPDARESEVLSLFATIINKYKAEMLDDVPRIFEAVFQCTLEMITKNFEDYPEHRLKFFSLLRAIGTHCFKALIQLSSQQLKLVIDSINWAFRHTERNIAETGLSLLLEILKNFQASEFTNQFYKTYFLTIEQEIFAVLTDSFHKPGFKLHVLVLQHLFCVVDGLTEPLWDASTASYPSNAMFVRDYTIKLLGASFPNMTAAEVTKFVDGLLGSRHDLPSFKNHIRDFLVQSKEFSAQDNKDLYAEEAAVQREKERQRMLAIPGLIAPSELQDEMVDS, encoded by the exons CTCTCAAGTAATGAGGTTTCCTTTCGACAAGAGAGGCTTTATGTTAATAAGCTCAACATTATATTGGTGCAG GTTCTGAAGCATGAGTGGCCAGCCAGGTGGACATCCTTCATTCCTGACCTTGTTGCAGCAGCAAAGAGCAGTGAAACCATATGTGAAAACTGCATGGCTATACTGAAG CTTTTAAGTGAAGAAATTTTTGATTTTTCAAGAGGTGAAATGACACAACAGAAGATTAAAGAACTCAAGTCCTCACTCAACAG TGAATTTCGACTCATCCACGAGCTGTGTTTGTATGTCCTATCTGCAACACAAAGTTCTGAGCTGATCCGTGCTACATTGGCTACGCTTCATGCTTTCTTATCATGGATTCCTGTTGGATTCATATTTGAGTCGCCATTG CTGGAGACGCTGCTGAAGTTCTTTCCTATGGCTGCCTATCGGAACCTTACACTTCAGTGTCTAACAGAG GTTGCTGCTCTTCAGTTCGGTGATTTTTATAATGTGCAGTATGTGAAGATGTACACATTTTTCATGTTGCAGCTGCAG GCTATTCTTCCTCCTGGAACAATTCCCAATGCGTATGCTAATGGTTCCAATGAAGAACAAGCATTCATACAAAATCTGGCACTCTTCTTCACTGCCTTCTTCAAG AATCATATACGCATACTGGAGGCTTCTGCAGAAAATAGAGCTGCATTACTTGTTGGTCTCGAGTACCTCATCGGAATATCATATGTTGATGACACTGAAGTTTTCAAG GTGTGTTTGGATTACTGGAATGTATTTGTCTTGGAGCTTTTTGAAGCACACAATCAAATGGAGCCTGCAATACCAGCT GCCCAGATGATTCCTGGAGTTGATGGTACTGGTACAGCTGTTCACCAAAGGAGGCAGCTTTATGCAAGTCCACTATCAAAGTTACGAATGTTGATGATTTGTCGGATGGCAAAGCCTGAAGAGGTATTGATTGTGGAAGATGAAAATGGCAATATTGTACGGGAAACAATGAAGGACAATGATGTCCTTGTCCAATATAAG ATCATGAGGGAAACGTTGATCTATTTGTCCCATCTTGATCATGAGGATACAGAGCAACAG ATGTTGAAGAAATTGACTAAGCAATTGAATGGAGAAGACTGGAGTTGGAATAACCTCAATACTCTATGCTGGGCTATTGGATCAATATCTGGTTCTATGGTGGAGGAACAG GAGAACAGATTCTTGGTGATGGTTATTCGTGATTTGCTAAATCTCTGTGAAATCACGAAGGGGAAAGACAACAAAGCTGTTATTGCGAGTAACATCAT GTATGTGGTCGGTCAGTACCCAAGATTTCTCAGGGCTCATTGGAAGTTTCTGAAGACAGTAGTCAACAAATTATTTGAGTTCATGCATGAGATGCATCCTGGAGTTCAG GATATGGCGTGTGATACATTCCTGAAAATTGTTCAGAAATGCAAGCGCAAGTTTGTGACACAACAG GTGGGCGAGAACGAACCATTTGTTTCTGAACTGCTCACCAACCTTGCTACGACAATTCTTGATCTTGAGCCGCATCAGATTCATACGTTTTATGAATCG GTTGGTCACATGATTCAAGCTGAATCTGATAATACTAAGAGGGACGAATACCTGAAGAGATTGATGAGCCTTCCTAATCAG AAATGGGCAGAAATAATTGGACAAGCAGGCCAAAGCATTGATATCCTGAAGAACCAAGATGTTATCAGATCTGTTCTTAACATCTTGCAG ACAAACACAAGTGTTGCGACTTCGCTTGGACCACACTTTTTCCCACAAATTTCACTGATCTTCCTCGACATGCTGACAGTTTACAG AATGTACAGCGAGCTAGTATCAAGCACTATTGCTGAAGGGGGGCCTTATGCCTCAAAGTCGTCATTTGTAAAACTCTTAAG ATCTATCAAGAGGGAAACATTGAAATTGATTGAGACATTTGTGGACAAAGCTGAAGACCTACCGCACCTTGGGAAGCAGTTTGTTCCTCCAATGATGGATCCTATTCTTGGTGATTATGCTAGAAATGTGCCTGATGCAAGGGAATCTGAAGTCCTGTCCCTGTTTGCAACAATTATAAACAA GTACAAAGCTGAAATGCTTGATGATGTGCCTCGTATATTCGAGGCTGTTTTCCAGTGTACTCTTGAG ATGATTACTAAAAACTTTGAAGATTATCCTGAGCACCGCCTCAAGTTTTTCTCTTTACTTCGTGCTATCGGCACCCATTGCTTCAAAGCTTTAATTCAGCTTTCCAGCCAG CAATTGAAGCTTGTGATTGATTCGATCAACTGGGCATTTAGACATACAGAGAGAAACATTGCCGAGACTGGTCTTAGTCTTTTATTGGAAATTCTGAAGAATTTTCAG GCTTCAGAATTCACGAATCAGTTCTACAAAACATATTTTTTGACTATAGAGCAGGAGATTTTTGCAGTTCTCACAGATTCATTTCATAAGCCTGGCTTCAAACTTCATGTTTTGGTGCTACAACACTTGTTTTGTGTG GTTGATGGCCTAACTGAACCTCTATGGGATGCATCCACGGCATCATATCCATCTAATGCCATGTTTGTACGGGACTACACAATCAAACTTCTTGGAGCATCATTTCCTAACATGACGGCAGCTGAG GTGACCAAGTTTGTTGATGGGCTCCTTGGTTCGAGACATGACCTCCCAAGCTTCAAAAACCATATTAGGGACTTCCTGGTGCAATCAAAGGAGTTCTCAGCCCAG GATAACAAGGATCTGTATGCGGAAGAGGCTGCGGTACAAAGAGAAAAGGAAAGGCAACGGATGCTTGCCATCCCAGGGCTGATTGCCCCAAGCGAATTGCAAGATGAGATGGTAGACTCATAG
- the LOC125553257 gene encoding protein EXPORTIN 1A-like isoform X1 has protein sequence MAEKLRDLSQPIDVPVLDATVAAFYGTGSKEERSAADLILRDLQNNPDMWLQVVHILQNSQNLNTKFFALQVLESVIKYRWNALPVEQRDGIKNYISDVIVQLSSNEVSFRQERLYVNKLNIILVQVLKHEWPARWTSFIPDLVAAAKSSETICENCMAILKLLSEEIFDFSRGEMTQQKIKELKSSLNSEFRLIHELCLYVLSATQSSELIRATLATLHAFLSWIPVGFIFESPLLETLLKFFPMAAYRNLTLQCLTEVAALQFGDFYNVQYVKMYTFFMLQLQAILPPGTIPNAYANGSNEEQAFIQNLALFFTAFFKNHIRILEASAENRAALLVGLEYLIGISYVDDTEVFKVCLDYWNVFVLELFEAHNQMEPAIPAVSMIGLQAQMIPGVDGTGTAVHQRRQLYASPLSKLRMLMICRMAKPEEVLIVEDENGNIVRETMKDNDVLVQYKIMRETLIYLSHLDHEDTEQQMLKKLTKQLNGEDWSWNNLNTLCWAIGSISGSMVEEQENRFLVMVIRDLLNLCEITKGKDNKAVIASNIMYVVGQYPRFLRAHWKFLKTVVNKLFEFMHEMHPGVQDMACDTFLKIVQKCKRKFVTQQVGENEPFVSELLTNLATTILDLEPHQIHTFYESVGHMIQAESDNTKRDEYLKRLMSLPNQKWAEIIGQAGQSIDILKNQDVIRSVLNILQTNTSVATSLGPHFFPQISLIFLDMLTVYRMYSELVSSTIAEGGPYASKSSFVKLLRSIKRETLKLIETFVDKAEDLPHLGKQFVPPMMDPILGDYARNVPDARESEVLSLFATIINKYKAEMLDDVPRIFEAVFQCTLEMITKNFEDYPEHRLKFFSLLRAIGTHCFKALIQLSSQQLKLVIDSINWAFRHTERNIAETGLSLLLEILKNFQASEFTNQFYKTYFLTIEQEIFAVLTDSFHKPGFKLHVLVLQHLFCVVDGLTEPLWDASTASYPSNAMFVRDYTIKLLGASFPNMTAAEVTKFVDGLLGSRHDLPSFKNHIRDFLVQSKEFSAQDNKDLYAEEAAVQREKERQRMLAIPGLIAPSELQDEMVDS, from the exons CTCTCAAGTAATGAGGTTTCCTTTCGACAAGAGAGGCTTTATGTTAATAAGCTCAACATTATATTGGTGCAG GTTCTGAAGCATGAGTGGCCAGCCAGGTGGACATCCTTCATTCCTGACCTTGTTGCAGCAGCAAAGAGCAGTGAAACCATATGTGAAAACTGCATGGCTATACTGAAG CTTTTAAGTGAAGAAATTTTTGATTTTTCAAGAGGTGAAATGACACAACAGAAGATTAAAGAACTCAAGTCCTCACTCAACAG TGAATTTCGACTCATCCACGAGCTGTGTTTGTATGTCCTATCTGCAACACAAAGTTCTGAGCTGATCCGTGCTACATTGGCTACGCTTCATGCTTTCTTATCATGGATTCCTGTTGGATTCATATTTGAGTCGCCATTG CTGGAGACGCTGCTGAAGTTCTTTCCTATGGCTGCCTATCGGAACCTTACACTTCAGTGTCTAACAGAG GTTGCTGCTCTTCAGTTCGGTGATTTTTATAATGTGCAGTATGTGAAGATGTACACATTTTTCATGTTGCAGCTGCAG GCTATTCTTCCTCCTGGAACAATTCCCAATGCGTATGCTAATGGTTCCAATGAAGAACAAGCATTCATACAAAATCTGGCACTCTTCTTCACTGCCTTCTTCAAG AATCATATACGCATACTGGAGGCTTCTGCAGAAAATAGAGCTGCATTACTTGTTGGTCTCGAGTACCTCATCGGAATATCATATGTTGATGACACTGAAGTTTTCAAG GTGTGTTTGGATTACTGGAATGTATTTGTCTTGGAGCTTTTTGAAGCACACAATCAAATGGAGCCTGCAATACCAGCTGTAAGCATGATTGGGCTTCAG GCCCAGATGATTCCTGGAGTTGATGGTACTGGTACAGCTGTTCACCAAAGGAGGCAGCTTTATGCAAGTCCACTATCAAAGTTACGAATGTTGATGATTTGTCGGATGGCAAAGCCTGAAGAGGTATTGATTGTGGAAGATGAAAATGGCAATATTGTACGGGAAACAATGAAGGACAATGATGTCCTTGTCCAATATAAG ATCATGAGGGAAACGTTGATCTATTTGTCCCATCTTGATCATGAGGATACAGAGCAACAG ATGTTGAAGAAATTGACTAAGCAATTGAATGGAGAAGACTGGAGTTGGAATAACCTCAATACTCTATGCTGGGCTATTGGATCAATATCTGGTTCTATGGTGGAGGAACAG GAGAACAGATTCTTGGTGATGGTTATTCGTGATTTGCTAAATCTCTGTGAAATCACGAAGGGGAAAGACAACAAAGCTGTTATTGCGAGTAACATCAT GTATGTGGTCGGTCAGTACCCAAGATTTCTCAGGGCTCATTGGAAGTTTCTGAAGACAGTAGTCAACAAATTATTTGAGTTCATGCATGAGATGCATCCTGGAGTTCAG GATATGGCGTGTGATACATTCCTGAAAATTGTTCAGAAATGCAAGCGCAAGTTTGTGACACAACAG GTGGGCGAGAACGAACCATTTGTTTCTGAACTGCTCACCAACCTTGCTACGACAATTCTTGATCTTGAGCCGCATCAGATTCATACGTTTTATGAATCG GTTGGTCACATGATTCAAGCTGAATCTGATAATACTAAGAGGGACGAATACCTGAAGAGATTGATGAGCCTTCCTAATCAG AAATGGGCAGAAATAATTGGACAAGCAGGCCAAAGCATTGATATCCTGAAGAACCAAGATGTTATCAGATCTGTTCTTAACATCTTGCAG ACAAACACAAGTGTTGCGACTTCGCTTGGACCACACTTTTTCCCACAAATTTCACTGATCTTCCTCGACATGCTGACAGTTTACAG AATGTACAGCGAGCTAGTATCAAGCACTATTGCTGAAGGGGGGCCTTATGCCTCAAAGTCGTCATTTGTAAAACTCTTAAG ATCTATCAAGAGGGAAACATTGAAATTGATTGAGACATTTGTGGACAAAGCTGAAGACCTACCGCACCTTGGGAAGCAGTTTGTTCCTCCAATGATGGATCCTATTCTTGGTGATTATGCTAGAAATGTGCCTGATGCAAGGGAATCTGAAGTCCTGTCCCTGTTTGCAACAATTATAAACAA GTACAAAGCTGAAATGCTTGATGATGTGCCTCGTATATTCGAGGCTGTTTTCCAGTGTACTCTTGAG ATGATTACTAAAAACTTTGAAGATTATCCTGAGCACCGCCTCAAGTTTTTCTCTTTACTTCGTGCTATCGGCACCCATTGCTTCAAAGCTTTAATTCAGCTTTCCAGCCAG CAATTGAAGCTTGTGATTGATTCGATCAACTGGGCATTTAGACATACAGAGAGAAACATTGCCGAGACTGGTCTTAGTCTTTTATTGGAAATTCTGAAGAATTTTCAG GCTTCAGAATTCACGAATCAGTTCTACAAAACATATTTTTTGACTATAGAGCAGGAGATTTTTGCAGTTCTCACAGATTCATTTCATAAGCCTGGCTTCAAACTTCATGTTTTGGTGCTACAACACTTGTTTTGTGTG GTTGATGGCCTAACTGAACCTCTATGGGATGCATCCACGGCATCATATCCATCTAATGCCATGTTTGTACGGGACTACACAATCAAACTTCTTGGAGCATCATTTCCTAACATGACGGCAGCTGAG GTGACCAAGTTTGTTGATGGGCTCCTTGGTTCGAGACATGACCTCCCAAGCTTCAAAAACCATATTAGGGACTTCCTGGTGCAATCAAAGGAGTTCTCAGCCCAG GATAACAAGGATCTGTATGCGGAAGAGGCTGCGGTACAAAGAGAAAAGGAAAGGCAACGGATGCTTGCCATCCCAGGGCTGATTGCCCCAAGCGAATTGCAAGATGAGATGGTAGACTCATAG